The sequence ctctcccagcctgtcttcGTGGGACAACCCTCTGATCAGCCTCgtggccacacttcttttgatgcagcccgcGATACggctggctttctttttttttatggcatgTGCACATTGCCAGTTCATGCGGAGTCTCTCACCCACCAATGCTCCCAGGCccttctcagggctgctctcaacccattctccacccagcctggatttgtgcttaggattgccctgatccaggtgcaggaccttccacttggccttgttgaacctcacgaGGTTTGCATTGGCCCAGCTCTCAAGCCTGTGCAGGTCCccctggatggcatcccttccctccagcatgttgaccGTGCCACACAGCTTAGAGTCATCAGCAAAcgtgctgagagtgcactcaatcTACCGTCCATGTCGCtgacaaatatattaaataatgcCGGCCCCATACTGACTCCTGAGGGACACGactcatcactgatctccacttgggCATGAAGCcgttgaccacaactctctgagtgcaaccatccagccaattccttgcCCATGGAGTTGCTCATCCATCATATCCACGACTCTAATTTGGAGACAAGGATGTCAtgcaggacagtgtcaaatgccttgcagaagtccaggtagatgacggcagctgctcttcccctatccaccagtgctgtaaccctgctgtagaaggccaccagatttttcaggcatgatctgcccttacTGGAGCCACGCTGACTGTCACCAAGcacctctttgttttccacGTGCCTTGGAATAGTTCCCAGGAGGCTCTGCAGTACCTCATTCTCCCAGTCTGTTCCTTTGTATTCTGTGAATTGGCTAGTGTGGCTAGAGCACTTgacagtgaagactgaagcaaaaaagtcattgacTACCCCAGCCTCCTCCGTGTACCAGGTAACcaggtctcccatttccttcagcaGAGGGCCCACGTTTTCCCTAGTCTTGCTTTTATCACCAATATACCTGTAGAAGCCCTTCCTGTTGCCCCTGACGCTCCTGACAAGAGTCAATTCTAGTGGGGCTTAGCTTTCTGAACttgatccctggctgcttggTAAATGTTCCTGCATTCCTCCtaggaggctcaagggagaccttatcgcCCCACTGCCCCACGCGTGGTCCCACAGCCATGCTGCCAAGGCACCGCACATGGCAGTGCACGATCAGGGCTGAGTCAAGCTCTTACTGACCGCACCAGGGACAATAGACATGGAAGACAGAATGCAATGCACAGGAAAAATTACACATAATAAGCAACCAAATAACAGTAGTTTTGTAGCCACGGCCACCCTCATGTCCAGTCTCCAAATGGGGTCCTGCTATCATTTGTCTTCAGTTGTTTGGTTAATTCTTGTAATTCCTGTATCTTCACGTGTACCAAGTGGGAATGATCACTCGGGTTCATATAAGACATACCTGCAAAGTCCTCGCAACCATGACCATGGACAAGTAACAAAAATCAATCCCAGCTCTATTTTGTAGCGTAGCATGCCTTATTAACATTTACGTCAAGCAGCAAGCCAGGTAGCGCAGCACTAGTGGCATCACTAAATTTACTTAGTCAGCACGCTAGGCGATTCAGGGTGGTTAACGCTCGAGCACTAGCCAAACTGGGTTCCGTACTATTCACCCACCATGACACTGAGTTGTTTTTCCCTGTATAGGTGAAAAATGCGCAGTAGGTCGCTGACAACGAGCCCAGGAGGCTCAATTCTTGGGATGGGAGGCTTGGTGTCTGCCCAGCTCTGGATAACCAACCATTCCAGGAGTCGCTCCAGGCCTCGCAGCGTGGCTCTCAGGCCATGGCTTGGTCACATAAGCGGGCTAGGCATTCCCGTCTCAGCAGCGCTCCGACCCGACAGATGCAAAAGGGGTGCTGCGGTGCAGCAAGTCTCAGGCACATAATATCCTGGCCTGTGGCATTAGCCATGGTCACCCATACGTTCTGTTGAGGCTGTGGGATGATCCACGCTGACCTGGAAAACAGCCgggggggagtgggggtggGGTGATGGCAGGGGGGGGAACCATGGCCATGGGCCGCGgggaagctgcagcagccttAAGGAGCACGCTGCGTCTGTCCCAGACGGTTCTCCCCACTCTCCTCTTCATCTGCAGCGCATGCCCTACTCCTCTCCCTCACCATGACGTGCTGAGGGTATGTTTGCCATTCCCTCGTGTACCACCTCTGCCTCCCGCATGGCAGACAGGGGGATGGTGCTGAGGCCTCCTCAAAGCACAGAGCCCCGTGGGATGTGCGGGGCTGCAATTCCCTCCGTATAACACATCCTACTTGGACAACAGCAGAGGCTGGCTGTTGTTCAGCCAAGTTCAGGTGCGGTGAGGGACTGCTGTATCCCAGGTGCCTTTGCTCccatctttttcttgaaaaaggcccagccccaggacaggTCTCAAACCCGCCCTCCCTGGAAGGGTTACAGCTGTGGctgtacaaatatatacatcactatacagacagaaaatgtgaatatttccACCAAGAAAGGCAGATAATACAGATATGATTGGCACAAATTTACCCATTCAAAGATGGAGCATTTCAGGGAATCTTTTTAACTCTGTTTTTTCTGCTCTAACAGGCAGGAGAGTTCGACAAGTCACAGATTTTCTCTGTGCCAGGAGTGAGGGGTGGCATGAACAGTCCTGGGCAGGGAGGGTTTTGTGGCATCAGGGCTCCACGCAGGACAGAAAATTGTCATTTTATTGCTGTAGGCCTGAGTATTACctacttgtttttaaagcagttcaAACATTTCACCTCAATCAGCACATTACAGTCAGCTGAAATGACCGAACAATTCTAATACAATATAAGAGGTGTCCCATGACATCAAAATTATCATATTTCAGGATGCGTATTACAGCgagagaaaaatattgatcTTCCCCTGTACTTGCGTTGCCAGAATTTCTCTTATGCACTGCACTTCATCTTCTCACTCTTTGAGGTATTTCCACCTGGCCTTATGAAACAGACCATGCTGGAAGTCACTTTTCCAGCAGAATGTGTGGACATGTGCAGTTTCCGTTGTTCTGCAGAGTTCCCCTCCACTTGCTCTTGCTCTTTGGTCATTCAGATACTTCTCATATACCCTGTTGCTTCTAGGGATTTCGGGGAGGTTGAGTTTGCCTGTGTTTCATCAGTCCCTCTCATCATCCCTGTAGCCAACTCTGTagctgtatttctcttttaccATTTCCTATCACTCTGTGTCAAAAATTACTTGTACAGTCATCCCTTGTGGATGGTGCACCTCATTGGAGGCAACTTGGAGTTGGCTCACTGTTGTGGGCtctggtttctgtttgtttcttttccttttgttggtgtttgtttcttttatatatatatttttataaatactgaaaacaaagacagcCACAcaccaaaataacaacaaaaaactgtgtGCAGACAGATGTCTGAGGAAAGGAGGCAGGAGTTAGTGCAAAAAAGCTGtcacatccagctgcagacttcagTGGAGAAGCCCTGTGTAAGGAAAAGTGATGCAAGTCCCAGGTGGCTGATGAGAGAAGTGGTGGAGATggggagctgagcagcaaggTTGTCCATAGAGTCTGGGACTGCAGGGGGCTGTTTTTCCTACACATCCAGACCTCCTTAGGAGGCACATTGGATCCACGTCAACTAGAGAATGATTCTGTCACTTCTTATGAAAACTCAAGATTAATGGAAACTAatcttaaataaagaaaatgctttctgtaaagTGCTCATAGAAAACTTCCTCTTTAACTGCACTCTTCAAACCTCACTAATTAACTGTACAAGTCTGGAAGACTGGATGAAAATGGCTGAATGGTAATGAGCCCCATGGTGCATTTGGTGCTGAGTCCATGAACCTCGGGTagtgagaggagaatgatgtaactgCAGGAGAAGTTAAAGTCAGAAGGAGACTTTGAAGTGTGTgggagtattaatgggccccagtGAGGGTCATTACTGACAAAGCCTCCCCAtggacttgttagagcagacaattggaggccatgattgcaggtAGGCAAAGGCACTGGGCAGGAGACTGATGCTCAGTAAAGGCCTTGGTTTGTTTGGTGAAGCACAAAGGCCAAGCCTCGTccacagcccctgggaagggaggccCTGACCCTCACCCAcggctcagggctcttcctggggcagtgggatgtGGGGTGTGTGATGCTGTGTGAAGGACAATGCTATGacacctcctggcctccccacTGGGTTGCAAGGAGGCAACAAGGCCCCAGTGTCATGAGCACAACATGTCTCCTCATGAGCCTCAGTAGCAGAGACAACTGCCATCGGCAGGGGGACAAAGCCCTTGGTTCTGCTGGGGCCTTCCAGCCTTGCCAGTGCTCTCGGTCTTCACCACCATAGGTCCTGCCCTGTCCTatcccttcccccttttccctgcagGCTGTAGGCACCCACCTCACTTCTCCACCTTGCTCTAATACTTGCGTTTCCTTATTTCCACTGACGTctgtgtagtgggtttacatggcgAGGTTTTTGTAGCAGAGGACTGCAGGGATTGCTTCTGTGACAAGAAtgcagaagctgccccatggtAGATAAGGGCCaatttcagctggctccaaagggacccaccgctGGGCAGATCAGAGCCAAAAAACGATGTTGTtcgcacctctgtgagagcagatttaagaaaaggggtaaaacaaaacaacaacaaaaccctgctgcacaacagcagtttgggagagagaggagtgagacccagccctgcagaccccaatGTCAGATcaagcatcagggactgaccacagcccccatttcccattcccctgcactgtttGGGGGAtagaggtagaagagggtggattgTTGGAAGGtgctttttagttttcttttagtttctcactgccctagcctgttagtaataggtaagaaattatattaatctccctatgctgagtctgttttgcccatggcAGTAATTGCTGCGAtatccctgtccttatctcaacccttgagcccttttcatcgtattttctccccctttccctttgaggagggggagtgagagagcggctgtggtggagttcagctgcccagctgggtaaaaccaccacacctgcTCTAGCTGACTCTGCTTGATCAGGGAGATTGGACAACACAGTCTCCAAGGttccccttccaacctcagctataGTAAGAATCTGTGAATATGTGATTACTCATTCAGCACGGATCCTCTCAGTCCTTTAGAGTATCACttggaaaacagctttaaaaacaaacaaatagacaaacaagaaagaaaaaccatacaaaaccaaccaaccaaaaccacCCCCAAGCTCCCAAAAGAACTACAAAGGCCATTAGGTTATTGTGGGTTTGGAGAATGTCTCAAAAACTTGTCTATAAGATATGAAATCACTTAAGAGTACTTTAAGTTAGTCACAAATTACTTAAGATTGAaccattccttttattttattattattatttttttaatgtaatatctTTACCACCTCGCTGAGCATTTCTAGTTTGGATTATTTCTGCAGTAATTTTGGTACTTGAAGCCACTGTATCTTTGGAGTTtggtctttttatttattaatggagatatttttctcttcttggcAGCTATGCTTTCAGAGCTCCTGTCTGTTTTTCATCTCAGGATTAGTTTGTGTAGCAAGGCAGGCTGTGTTAGTGATGTTGTTTTCACAGCTCAGAGTTCTTCCAGTAGGATATTCAGTTTCTCCAGCTCTTTTCCTTGTCTCTTtaacactttcttctttttctccatttacttCTTGAGAGTCCCCCATCTGCTCTGCATCAGGCACAACATTCACTCCAAAGGCTAAGCATTATATTGATGGAGGTGTTCGTATCCAGTAGAATAAagttgccttattttttttttccccactctaaTCCTGCATTTaagaaagtaaaagcaagaTATGGTCTCCAACAGTCTGTCAGAAAAAGTGAAGAGACTTGAACAAAAATGTCCTGGGGAGATTTTTCCAGGAGTGACTCATGGTTTGGACTATGGTCCATACTCATGGTTTTCCCACCTGCTTAGTCACCCCCAGGAGCTTGCACAAAGCACGTTTCAAGGCTTCCTTCATCTGCTCATTCCTTAGACTGAATATGAAAGGGTTTAAAAGAGGTGTGACAATGCTGGAGAGAACGGAGAGGATTTTGTTGAGGTGCACAGAGTTCATCTGGGGTGGCCTGAGATAGATAAAGATGGAGATACCAAAGCCCAGGGAAACCACAATGAAATGTGAAGCACAAGTGGCAGATGCTTTCTGTCTGCCCTGGTTAGATGGGATCCAGAGTATGGTTGAAATGATCCAGACGTAGGATGCTGCAGTCAGTGCCAGGGAACCAAGGAGCAGGACCAAAGACACCACCAAATCATTCAGCTCGACAAACCAAACATCTGTACAAGCGAGGTGCAGGAGAGGCGCGCTGTCACAGAAGTAGTGGTCAATGACATTGGGACCACAGTAGGGCAGCCTGGCTCTGAGGACCACTGATGGCAGGATCATGACCAAGCCACCCACCCACGCAGAGAGAACGAGCTGGTTGCACACCCTTGCTGTCATGATGGTGGGATACCTCAGGGGGTGGCATATTG comes from Anser cygnoides isolate HZ-2024a breed goose chromosome 28, Taihu_goose_T2T_genome, whole genome shotgun sequence and encodes:
- the LOC136787300 gene encoding olfactory receptor 6M1-like translates to MGNTTTVTEFILVGFPNSLEVEIVFFVVFLLVYLVTVLANALIIVLVYVDCNLHSPMYYFLSNFSFIEISTTSTVVPKMLANVLSEKKTISFAGCFSQLYFYFFLVAAEFILFAIMSYDRYVAICHPLRYPTIMTARVCNQLVLSAWVGGLVMILPSVVLRARLPYCGPNVIDHYFCDSAPLLHLACTDVWFVELNDLVVSLVLLLGSLALTAASYVWIISTILWIPSNQGRQKASATCASHFIVVSLGFGISIFIYLRPPQMNSVHLNKILSVLSSIVTPLLNPFIFSLRNEQMKEALKRALCKLLGVTKQVGKP